The following are encoded together in the Acinetobacter radioresistens DSM 6976 = NBRC 102413 = CIP 103788 genome:
- a CDS encoding deoxyguanosinetriphosphate triphosphohydrolase → MEQMRWLELLSAVRLGSKKSTSELARSPFHKDYDRIIFSQSFRQLNRKTQVHPLTQHDGIHTRLTHSLEVSCIGRSMGMLAAEKIKDELPVWISPADVGAIIQAACLAHDIGNPPFGHAGEYAIREWFDDASHNDLLRELTPEQEADVRQFEGNAQGLRLLTRIDYHPNDGGMRLTYATLGAYLKYPWLSKRIDDQPSHQRAKFGCYQSEKEILKQIAEQLGLIQLGDYHYCRHPLTYLLEAADDICYALIDLEDGIILNMLSYEEVEPIFLNLIADYGQPEELNFENTTWQQKIAALRGRAMKRLVDEVTSAFARHHFEILTGQLKGSLLQYCPKDICEGIETAKNMARNKIFEHRQKSDLEIIAHMSLQHILDAFVPLTLPQKSLSFKERRLMTILQEFGANFQTDHYQNIMQVLDIISKFSDHQAYELAQALQGRRTTFL, encoded by the coding sequence ATGGAACAAATGCGTTGGTTAGAGCTTCTCTCGGCGGTGCGTCTGGGAAGTAAAAAGAGTACTTCAGAACTGGCCCGTAGCCCTTTTCATAAAGATTATGACCGCATTATTTTTTCGCAAAGCTTTAGACAGTTAAACCGCAAGACCCAAGTGCACCCGCTTACCCAGCATGATGGTATCCATACTCGTCTGACCCACTCACTGGAGGTATCATGTATTGGCCGTTCAATGGGTATGCTTGCAGCTGAAAAAATCAAGGATGAGTTACCGGTATGGATTTCCCCAGCAGATGTAGGAGCCATTATTCAGGCTGCGTGTCTGGCCCATGATATTGGTAACCCGCCCTTTGGACATGCAGGTGAATATGCGATTCGGGAATGGTTTGATGATGCATCTCATAATGACTTGCTGAGAGAATTAACTCCTGAGCAGGAAGCCGACGTCCGTCAGTTTGAAGGTAATGCACAGGGACTGCGTCTGCTCACCCGAATTGATTATCATCCGAATGATGGTGGAATGCGCCTGACTTATGCGACTTTGGGCGCTTATTTAAAATATCCCTGGCTGTCTAAACGCATTGATGACCAGCCATCACACCAACGGGCCAAGTTCGGCTGCTATCAGTCTGAAAAAGAAATTTTAAAGCAGATTGCCGAACAGCTTGGACTGATTCAGCTCGGTGATTATCATTATTGCCGCCATCCACTTACTTATCTACTAGAAGCGGCGGATGATATCTGTTACGCCCTGATCGACCTGGAAGATGGCATTATTTTAAATATGCTGAGTTATGAAGAAGTCGAGCCGATTTTCCTGAATCTGATTGCAGATTATGGTCAGCCAGAAGAACTGAATTTTGAGAATACCACCTGGCAGCAAAAAATCGCGGCCTTACGTGGTCGGGCCATGAAACGTCTGGTAGACGAAGTAACTTCTGCTTTTGCACGCCATCATTTTGAAATTTTAACTGGCCAGCTTAAAGGCAGCTTGTTGCAGTATTGCCCCAAAGATATTTGTGAAGGTATAGAAACTGCCAAGAATATGGCCCGAAACAAGATTTTTGAGCACCGGCAGAAATCAGATCTAGAAATTATCGCGCATATGAGCTTGCAGCACATTCTGGATGCTTTTGTTCCTTTAACATTGCCACAAAAGTCTTTAAGCTTTAAAGAGCGGCGTCTGATGACAATTTTACAGGAGTTTGGGGCCAATTTTCAGACTGATCATTACCAGAACATTATGCAGGTACTGGATATTATCAGTAAGTTTTCAGATCATCAGGCATATGAACTGGCCCAAGCCTTACAGGGTCGCCGTACTACTTTTCTTTAA
- the ruvA gene encoding Holliday junction branch migration protein RuvA, giving the protein MIGCLIGEVFALEAPTVLLNVNGVGYEIDAPLSTFCQLQKGQKVTLWTHLVVREDAQQLYGFSNAQEKTIFRTLLKVNGVGPKMALGILSTLSVELLVHTIEHDDLNTLVKIPGVGKKTAERLMIELRDRFKTLAQAATTSSTALPQIQFIANSPIAEAEAALQSLGYKPQEAQKAVAAVKGDFSESADLIRAALKSMMK; this is encoded by the coding sequence ATGATCGGTTGTTTAATTGGTGAAGTATTTGCACTGGAAGCTCCTACCGTACTTTTAAATGTTAATGGTGTAGGTTATGAAATTGACGCCCCGCTTTCTACATTTTGCCAATTACAAAAAGGCCAGAAAGTTACATTGTGGACTCATCTGGTAGTACGTGAAGATGCTCAACAACTTTACGGTTTTAGTAATGCCCAGGAAAAAACTATTTTCCGTACCTTACTCAAAGTTAATGGTGTTGGTCCGAAAATGGCTCTTGGTATTCTTTCTACCTTAAGTGTAGAACTGCTGGTGCATACGATTGAACATGATGACCTGAACACACTGGTTAAAATCCCTGGTGTTGGCAAGAAGACTGCCGAGCGTTTAATGATTGAATTGCGTGACCGTTTCAAAACACTGGCACAGGCAGCAACTACCAGTAGCACTGCCCTGCCGCAAATCCAGTTCATTGCCAACTCTCCGATTGCCGAAGCAGAAGCCGCTCTGCAGTCACTGGGCTATAAACCGCAAGAAGCACAAAAAGCTGTAGCTGCAGTAAAAGGTGACTTCAGTGAATCAGCCGATTTGATCCGTGCTGCACTTAAGTCAATGATGAAATAA
- the ruvB gene encoding Holliday junction branch migration DNA helicase RuvB, producing MQDRLISGSEKPEDHFDRAIRPTSLDDYIGQPVVREQMEIFIGAARGRGEALDHTLIFGPPGLGKTTLANIIAREMGGNLKSTSGPVLERAGDLAAMLTNLEEGDVLFIDEIHRLSPVIEEILYPAMEDYQLDIMIGEGPAARSIKLDLPPFTLVAATTRAGLLTSPLRDRFGIVQRLEFYSVEDLTHIVTRSASLMDVPITEEGSREVARRARGTPRIANRLLRRVRDYAQVKGTGEVTQEMAQRALDMLNVDKDGLDTLDRRYLSMLLERFDGGPAGVEALAAAMAEDSGTLEDVIEPYLIQQGYAMRTARGRIATNMAYLQFGMTPPEPKH from the coding sequence ATGCAAGACCGACTTATTAGTGGTTCAGAAAAACCAGAAGATCATTTTGATCGTGCCATCCGCCCAACCTCACTGGATGACTATATTGGTCAGCCGGTAGTACGTGAGCAAATGGAAATCTTTATCGGTGCGGCGCGTGGTCGTGGTGAAGCACTAGACCATACCTTAATCTTTGGCCCGCCGGGATTGGGTAAAACTACCCTAGCTAATATTATTGCCCGGGAAATGGGTGGAAATCTCAAATCCACGTCAGGGCCGGTACTGGAACGCGCGGGTGATCTGGCAGCAATGCTGACCAACCTCGAAGAAGGTGATGTACTGTTTATCGATGAGATTCATCGACTTTCCCCGGTAATTGAAGAAATTCTGTATCCGGCGATGGAAGACTATCAACTGGATATCATGATTGGCGAAGGACCAGCTGCCCGTTCAATCAAGCTGGACCTGCCGCCTTTTACACTGGTTGCTGCCACTACTCGTGCCGGATTACTGACTTCGCCCCTGCGTGACCGTTTTGGTATCGTACAGCGTCTGGAATTTTATTCAGTAGAAGACCTGACACATATTGTAACGCGCTCAGCCAGTCTCATGGATGTACCAATTACTGAAGAAGGTTCACGTGAGGTCGCACGCCGTGCACGCGGAACACCCCGTATTGCCAATCGGTTATTGCGTCGTGTTCGTGATTATGCTCAGGTAAAAGGTACTGGAGAAGTAACTCAGGAAATGGCGCAGCGCGCGCTAGATATGCTGAATGTCGATAAAGATGGATTAGATACGCTGGATCGCCGGTATTTAAGCATGCTACTTGAACGATTTGACGGCGGGCCTGCCGGTGTAGAAGCACTTGCTGCAGCAATGGCAGAAGATTCAGGGACATTAGAAGACGTGATTGAACCTTATCTGATTCAGCAAGGCTATGCCATGCGTACTGCGCGCGGCCGTATCGCGACCAATATGGCTTACTTGCAGTTCGGTATGACCCCACCAGAACCAAAACATTAA
- a CDS encoding flavin-containing monooxygenase, producing the protein MMTEVKTKQRVHKKKQSAKNDNQLYDTFIIGAGISGIAAAIKLDEAGLNHFKIIEKASTVGGTWRENTYPGCGCDVPSALYSYSFAPSTRWSHLFAKQPEIFAYLKNVSEKYNILSKIEFNQELVKASWHEDQQRWILETHERVYQARTVIFATGPITEPQIPKLEGLETFTGKMFHSAKWNHEYDLTGKRIAVIGTGASAIQFIPQIQPLAKELFVFQRTAPWVLPKPDLPLGRYTKTLLARAPVIQQRWRQAVAGSLNLINLGLRHPVFLKPVNNGAKQLLKLQIKDAVLRQNVTPQFLIGCKRILFANNYYPALIQPNTRLIPHGLVRVEGNKVIAANGESHEVDVIIWGTGFEVSHPPIGQRVINEKGQYLADLWKNSSPEAYLGTSLESVPNAFLMLGPNILVYDSFIGLAEAQVQYIVNGLLQMKKQGISKLSIKSDVIHQHNIQVQKHLRKTVFNSGGCKSYYLDQNGRNFAAWPWSLKVLKQRLSRLDLNDYDIEYLENMQETKRSA; encoded by the coding sequence ATGATGACTGAAGTTAAAACCAAACAGCGCGTCCATAAGAAGAAGCAGTCTGCTAAAAATGATAACCAGTTATATGATACTTTTATTATCGGAGCTGGTATTTCTGGTATTGCAGCTGCCATCAAGTTAGATGAAGCAGGGTTGAATCATTTTAAAATAATTGAAAAGGCAAGTACTGTAGGGGGGACCTGGCGGGAAAATACTTATCCGGGGTGCGGCTGTGATGTTCCTTCGGCACTGTATTCCTATTCATTTGCGCCGAGTACTCGCTGGAGCCATTTATTTGCCAAACAGCCTGAAATATTTGCTTATCTGAAAAATGTAAGTGAAAAATATAATATTCTGTCAAAAATTGAATTTAATCAGGAGCTGGTCAAGGCCAGCTGGCATGAAGACCAGCAAAGATGGATACTGGAAACTCATGAGAGGGTTTATCAAGCTAGAACTGTAATTTTTGCTACAGGCCCTATTACTGAGCCGCAAATTCCCAAGCTTGAAGGACTAGAAACCTTTACAGGAAAGATGTTTCATTCAGCAAAATGGAATCATGAATATGATTTAACAGGCAAGCGCATCGCAGTTATTGGAACAGGTGCCTCAGCAATTCAGTTTATCCCGCAGATCCAACCCTTAGCCAAGGAACTTTTCGTGTTCCAGCGTACCGCACCTTGGGTCTTGCCAAAACCTGATTTACCCTTAGGAAGATATACCAAGACCTTGCTTGCCAGGGCCCCAGTCATTCAGCAGAGATGGCGTCAGGCTGTAGCGGGTTCTCTTAACCTGATTAATTTGGGGTTACGTCATCCTGTATTTTTAAAACCAGTCAACAATGGAGCTAAACAGCTGCTTAAACTTCAAATTAAAGATGCAGTATTACGTCAAAATGTTACCCCTCAATTCTTGATTGGCTGTAAACGTATTCTGTTTGCCAATAATTATTATCCCGCCTTAATACAGCCGAATACCCGGTTAATTCCACACGGACTGGTTCGGGTAGAGGGCAATAAAGTAATTGCAGCAAATGGAGAAAGCCACGAGGTAGATGTCATTATCTGGGGTACAGGATTTGAAGTATCCCATCCGCCGATTGGTCAGCGCGTGATTAATGAAAAAGGACAGTATCTGGCAGATTTATGGAAAAATAGCTCACCGGAAGCCTACTTGGGGACCAGCCTTGAAAGTGTCCCTAATGCTTTCTTGATGCTAGGCCCAAATATTTTGGTCTATGATTCATTTATAGGACTGGCAGAGGCACAGGTACAATATATCGTAAACGGCTTATTGCAGATGAAAAAACAAGGAATCAGTAAGCTCTCTATAAAGTCTGATGTGATTCATCAACATAATATTCAGGTGCAAAAACACCTGCGTAAGACTGTATTTAATAGTGGTGGATGTAAAAGTTACTATCTTGATCAGAATGGCCGTAATTTTGCTGCCTGGCCATGGTCGCTTAAAGTTTTAAAGCAGCGGCTAAGCCGACTGGACTTAAATGATTATGACATAGAATATTTAGAGAATATGCAAGAAACTAAACGCTCTGCATAA
- a CDS encoding SDR family NAD(P)-dependent oxidoreductase, giving the protein MKLSGNRSKSSQNAYAVVTGAGSGIGRSFAYELAKRGGAVVCVDLNLAAAQDTVDQIKATGAKAFALQCDVGNAEQVNSVAEQAEQLLGHPVTLLINNAGVGLGGKFDEVSLDDWKWCMQVNLWGVIHGCHAFVPKFKKLGYGAIINVASAASYTAAPEMSVYNVSKAGVLALSETLSSELKKFKIQVNVVCPTLVPTNIIKNGRIPGQYSKLADHALMNYAFTTSDKVARLSLDRLDKEQLYTTPQLDAKLFWLMKRTSPSLYAKFLGLSYQFIKT; this is encoded by the coding sequence ATGAAATTATCAGGTAATAGAAGTAAATCAAGCCAGAATGCCTATGCGGTAGTTACCGGTGCCGGTAGCGGTATTGGACGGAGTTTTGCATATGAGCTGGCTAAACGTGGAGGTGCAGTAGTCTGTGTAGACCTTAACCTGGCAGCCGCACAGGATACTGTTGATCAGATTAAGGCAACTGGTGCGAAAGCATTTGCATTACAGTGCGACGTAGGAAATGCTGAACAGGTAAACAGTGTTGCTGAACAGGCTGAGCAGCTTTTAGGACACCCGGTTACACTTTTAATCAATAATGCTGGCGTTGGGCTGGGTGGCAAGTTTGACGAAGTATCACTTGATGACTGGAAATGGTGTATGCAGGTAAATCTATGGGGTGTTATCCATGGCTGCCATGCTTTTGTGCCAAAATTTAAAAAGCTGGGGTATGGCGCTATTATCAATGTGGCCTCAGCAGCCTCTTATACAGCCGCTCCAGAGATGAGTGTATATAACGTCAGTAAAGCAGGGGTATTAGCCCTCTCTGAAACTTTGTCATCTGAGCTGAAAAAGTTCAAGATTCAAGTAAATGTGGTCTGTCCAACTCTGGTCCCTACCAATATTATCAAGAACGGCCGTATTCCAGGCCAGTACTCAAAACTTGCTGATCATGCCTTGATGAATTATGCATTTACGACCAGTGATAAAGTCGCCAGATTGAGTTTAGACCGGCTGGATAAAGAACAGCTTTATACAACACCACAACTTGATGCCAAACTGTTCTGGCTGATGAAACGAACTTCTCCAAGTCTGTATGCCAAGTTTCTTGGCCTGTCTTATCAGTTTATAAAAACTTGA
- a CDS encoding metal-dependent hydrolase — MLTQVVRKIFLTRSGNETACKQHNVASLNIPIRHFDFKFDKDELDSKFYFQTVLGSAYWQALSIFLTYGEDLVIETARFHRDLVIDPVLKQRVTSLIGQEAIHSKIHEEWNEILKDNRFPVTLYRFLADKVFDHIFLRFPQPMKLSLMAAIEHFTAVIAQHMMVNTDSSIMAMMDNPLTRTEDNKTMALWMWHMLEESEHKDIAYDVYQVLSGNYWLRVSGFVLALVTILGLVSLGGIMLPYLRSPRYLISRRYYNDVKDSLKLLVGRKYGVFGSNWHHVFDYLRRDFHPNDHDTTEYLEFYKKYLLDPEKGLLTPYFIKEFVPPLRTAAA, encoded by the coding sequence ATGCTCACGCAAGTTGTACGTAAAATCTTTCTCACCCGTAGCGGGAATGAAACTGCATGTAAGCAGCATAATGTAGCGAGTCTGAATATACCTATTCGACATTTTGATTTTAAATTTGATAAAGATGAGCTGGATAGCAAGTTCTATTTTCAGACTGTTTTAGGCAGTGCGTACTGGCAGGCGCTCTCGATTTTTCTGACGTATGGTGAAGACCTGGTTATTGAAACTGCTCGTTTTCATCGTGATCTCGTAATTGATCCGGTCTTAAAACAGAGAGTTACCAGCCTAATTGGACAGGAAGCCATCCATTCAAAAATTCATGAGGAATGGAATGAAATCTTAAAAGATAACCGTTTCCCTGTCACTCTGTACCGTTTTTTGGCAGACAAAGTCTTTGACCATATCTTTCTGCGCTTTCCTCAGCCAATGAAATTATCACTTATGGCGGCTATTGAACATTTCACCGCGGTTATAGCCCAGCATATGATGGTTAATACGGATTCTTCGATTATGGCTATGATGGACAATCCGCTAACTCGTACTGAAGATAATAAGACTATGGCGCTATGGATGTGGCATATGCTTGAGGAGTCTGAACATAAAGATATTGCTTATGACGTTTATCAGGTTCTATCAGGTAATTACTGGTTAAGAGTTTCTGGTTTTGTACTGGCATTGGTTACTATTCTGGGGCTGGTGTCATTAGGTGGCATCATGCTCCCTTATCTGCGTTCACCACGTTATCTCATCAGCCGACGTTATTACAACGATGTCAAAGATAGTTTAAAACTGCTGGTCGGGCGGAAATATGGCGTCTTCGGTAGTAACTGGCATCATGTATTCGATTATCTGCGCCGTGATTTTCACCCGAATGACCATGACACTACTGAGTATCTGGAATTCTACAAAAAATATTTGCTTGATCCGGAGAAAGGGCTGTTAACGCCATACTTTATTAAAGAGTTTGTGCCACCTCTGCGTACAGCTGCAGCTTAA
- the ybgC gene encoding tol-pal system-associated acyl-CoA thioesterase, with product MANHFEFQIRVYIEDTDAGGIVYHANHIRYMERTRTEWLRAAGVDHYWHQKDYNFVVHKINVKYMRPILMDDLITVTARVISCKAASFVLQQNIYRGEILLASGEVELACLNDKMMPRKLPEQIRDLIRKELEQD from the coding sequence ATGGCAAATCATTTCGAGTTTCAGATTCGGGTATATATTGAAGATACAGATGCGGGCGGTATAGTTTATCACGCCAATCATATCCGCTATATGGAACGCACCCGTACGGAATGGCTACGCGCTGCTGGTGTTGATCATTACTGGCACCAAAAAGATTATAACTTTGTGGTGCATAAGATTAATGTCAAATACATGCGTCCAATTCTCATGGATGACCTGATCACTGTTACAGCACGTGTTATTTCGTGTAAAGCTGCATCATTTGTGTTGCAACAGAATATTTATCGTGGTGAAATCTTGCTGGCTTCGGGTGAAGTCGAACTGGCCTGCTTGAATGACAAAATGATGCCGCGCAAGCTGCCAGAGCAAATCCGCGATCTCATCCGTAAAGAACTGGAACAAGACTAG
- the tolQ gene encoding protein TolQ has product MATQLESTLHISDLILQASPVVQLVMLILLLASIYSWYLIAKLYMSHKKAQKDDEHFQKMFWSGAELNTLYNNAQLNSKRSGLEDIFYQGLGEFFKLSKRHASTTQSIEGTERILRVGLSRDQGNLEQGLGALASIGSVAPYIGLFGTVWGIMNAFIGLAAVDQVTLATVAPGIAEALIATAIGLFAAIPAVLAFNHFTAKGEALYSDRALFAEEMVALLQRQSVGPAQEAE; this is encoded by the coding sequence ATGGCAACACAACTTGAATCAACCCTGCATATCTCCGATTTAATTCTGCAAGCAAGTCCTGTGGTTCAGCTGGTTATGCTGATTCTACTACTCGCTTCAATCTATAGCTGGTACCTGATTGCCAAGTTGTATATGAGTCATAAGAAAGCCCAAAAAGATGATGAACATTTCCAGAAAATGTTCTGGTCTGGTGCCGAGCTGAATACGCTATACAATAACGCCCAGCTCAACTCAAAACGCTCAGGCCTGGAAGATATTTTTTATCAGGGACTGGGCGAATTTTTTAAATTGAGTAAACGACATGCCTCAACGACACAGTCGATTGAGGGAACCGAACGTATTTTGCGTGTAGGTCTGAGCCGTGACCAAGGTAATCTTGAGCAGGGGCTGGGAGCATTGGCCAGCATTGGTTCAGTTGCCCCTTATATCGGTCTTTTCGGTACAGTATGGGGCATTATGAATGCCTTCATTGGTCTTGCTGCTGTTGACCAGGTAACACTCGCTACTGTCGCACCAGGTATTGCCGAAGCACTTATTGCAACTGCTATTGGCTTGTTTGCAGCTATTCCTGCTGTCTTGGCTTTTAACCACTTTACAGCTAAAGGTGAAGCACTTTACTCAGACCGTGCCCTGTTCGCCGAAGAAATGGTAGCCTTGCTACAACGTCAGTCTGTGGGTCCTGCACAGGAAGCTGAATAA
- the tolR gene encoding protein TolR yields the protein MAIQRSGRFERIKKPLKSDMNVVPYIDVMLVLLVIFMVTAPMITSGINVDLPQANGNPIESKDAPAMVTLDKDGHYYLEYEQHKAEPLELSQLTQILTEAQTQAEADNKQLNVVIRGHNTRPYGDVIALMSSLQEAGLTQVGLLTEPLK from the coding sequence ATGGCTATTCAACGTTCCGGACGCTTTGAGCGGATCAAAAAACCTTTAAAAAGTGATATGAATGTCGTGCCCTATATCGACGTCATGCTGGTATTGCTGGTGATCTTCATGGTAACTGCTCCAATGATTACCAGTGGCATTAATGTAGATTTACCACAAGCTAATGGTAATCCGATTGAATCTAAAGATGCACCTGCCATGGTTACCCTAGATAAAGATGGTCATTACTATCTAGAATACGAACAGCATAAGGCAGAGCCTCTAGAGCTATCTCAGCTGACCCAGATTTTAACTGAAGCACAGACTCAGGCTGAGGCAGACAACAAACAGCTCAATGTAGTGATCCGTGGACATAATACCCGCCCTTACGGTGATGTCATAGCCTTGATGTCCAGTCTTCAGGAAGCCGGTTTAACTCAAGTGGGTTTACTGACCGAACCATTAAAGTAA
- the tolA gene encoding cell envelope integrity protein TolA, translating to MKDFKKPPFKQKAVAIGFTLGVHLVAVVGLLYLGMSTPPEAPKQIKTVLIKPEDLPPPEPVPLEQTDTVETVHENQATEITQTAEPSIEPAPVIPVPATTSASLQATEAAKRAEEKAKAAEAEKLKAQADAKVKTDAASRAKAEALAKQKTEAPEKARADAQAKADVAEKAKADAQAKAKADAAAKAKADAAEKAKADAQAKAKADAQAKAKADAAAKAKADAAEKAKADAQAKAKADAAAKAKADAQAKAKADAAAKAKADAQAKAKADAAAKADAQAKAKADAAEKAKADADARDRAEAEAKASAAKKAAEEAADKKAEAKKIASSAKRDFENKIKRAWDIPNGSSGNKATARVTLSDSGAVLSVVVNSSDPDMKASVEAAVRAAAPYPMPSDADARREARTFTSTFTAK from the coding sequence ATGAAAGATTTTAAAAAGCCTCCTTTTAAACAAAAAGCAGTAGCAATTGGATTTACGCTAGGCGTACATCTGGTGGCTGTGGTCGGCTTGCTTTATTTGGGTATGAGTACACCGCCTGAAGCTCCTAAACAAATTAAAACTGTACTTATTAAACCTGAGGATCTCCCCCCGCCTGAACCTGTTCCTCTAGAACAGACGGATACTGTAGAGACCGTACATGAAAACCAGGCAACCGAAATTACGCAAACTGCCGAGCCAAGTATAGAACCAGCTCCTGTTATTCCAGTTCCTGCTACAACCTCTGCTTCACTACAGGCAACTGAAGCTGCAAAACGTGCAGAAGAAAAGGCGAAAGCAGCAGAGGCAGAAAAATTAAAAGCTCAAGCAGACGCAAAAGTAAAAACAGATGCCGCGTCACGAGCTAAAGCTGAAGCATTGGCTAAACAAAAGACCGAAGCTCCTGAAAAAGCTAGAGCTGATGCACAAGCAAAAGCTGACGTTGCTGAAAAAGCCAAAGCTGATGCGCAGGCCAAAGCAAAAGCTGACGCTGCTGCAAAAGCAAAAGCGGATGCTGCTGAAAAAGCCAAAGCCGATGCACAGGCCAAAGCAAAAGCTGATGCGCAGGCCAAAGCAAAAGCTGACGCTGCTGCAAAAGCCAAAGCCGATGCTGCTGAAAAAGCCAAAGCCGATGCACAGGCCAAAGCAAAAGCTGACGCTGCTGCAAAAGCCAAAGCCGATGCGCAGGCCAAAGCAAAAGCTGACGCTGCTGCAAAAGCCAAAGCTGATGCGCAGGCCAAAGCAAAAGCTGACGCTGCTGCCAAAGCTGATGCGCAGGCCAAAGCCAAAGCGGATGCTGCTGAAAAAGCCAAAGCCGATGCCGATGCCAGAGACCGGGCTGAGGCTGAAGCGAAAGCATCAGCTGCAAAAAAAGCAGCTGAAGAAGCGGCTGATAAAAAAGCTGAAGCTAAAAAAATTGCTTCATCTGCCAAACGTGATTTTGAAAATAAAATTAAACGTGCTTGGGATATACCTAATGGCTCTTCTGGTAACAAGGCAACAGCACGTGTAACTTTAAGTGATAGTGGAGCTGTTCTCTCAGTGGTAGTGAATTCAAGTGACCCAGATATGAAAGCCAGTGTAGAAGCTGCGGTAAGGGCAGCCGCTCCTTATCCAATGCCATCTGATGCCGATGCACGACGTGAAGCACGTACCTTTACCTCTACATTTACTGCTAAATAA
- the tolB gene encoding Tol-Pal system beta propeller repeat protein TolB — protein MNMTRKTLLAFALTAVFSPAITTTAFAQLHLEIAKAPEEAPKIAIVPFANDQSIYPIVESDLNRSGRFTSSSKNLPASAALNNINAQSWQATKIPYVVTGSIKSVAGDSYEVHYQLYDVEKQTYLLNELLTVPASRIRQAGHMISDAIYQALTGIPGDFSGRIAYVLRNPATPEQRYTLQIADTDGEQPRTVLSSRDPILSPAWTPDAKKLAYVSFETKRPAIYVQDLATGQREVLASFRGLNGAPSFSPDGQSMLFTASMHGNPEVYQMDLNTRQLKRMTNDSAIDTEARYAPDGKSFIFTSDRGGSAQIYRYSFADGSVKRLTFKGAFNARGTLSADGKKVALVHRPAGSNYKVAIQDIATGITNILTPTSLDESPSFSPNGQMVVYATREGNRGLLAIMSTDGRFRMNLPSEQGEVREPAWAPK, from the coding sequence ATGAATATGACGCGTAAAACTCTTTTAGCCTTTGCCTTAACAGCTGTTTTTAGTCCGGCCATCACCACTACAGCTTTTGCCCAGTTACACCTTGAAATTGCAAAGGCTCCTGAAGAAGCTCCTAAAATAGCAATAGTACCCTTTGCAAATGATCAGTCTATTTATCCAATAGTTGAAAGTGACTTGAATCGTTCAGGGCGCTTTACTAGTTCATCAAAAAATCTTCCGGCTAGCGCTGCACTCAATAATATTAATGCGCAAAGCTGGCAAGCGACTAAAATCCCTTATGTAGTGACAGGTAGTATCAAGTCTGTCGCAGGTGATTCGTATGAAGTGCATTACCAGCTTTATGATGTCGAGAAGCAGACTTATCTGTTAAATGAACTTTTAACTGTACCCGCTTCACGTATACGTCAGGCTGGCCATATGATCAGTGATGCAATCTATCAGGCACTGACAGGTATTCCTGGTGATTTTAGTGGCCGTATTGCTTATGTACTGCGCAATCCGGCAACCCCAGAACAGCGTTATACCTTACAGATCGCTGACACTGATGGTGAACAGCCGCGTACTGTCCTTTCTTCACGTGACCCGATTCTGTCTCCAGCCTGGACACCAGATGCAAAAAAACTGGCTTATGTCTCGTTTGAAACCAAGCGCCCTGCGATTTATGTGCAAGATCTGGCTACTGGGCAACGTGAAGTACTGGCCAGTTTCCGTGGTCTTAATGGTGCACCAAGTTTCTCTCCAGACGGACAGTCTATGCTCTTCACAGCGTCTATGCATGGAAACCCTGAAGTTTACCAGATGGATTTGAATACCCGTCAGCTTAAACGTATGACTAATGATTCTGCCATCGATACAGAAGCCCGATATGCACCAGACGGTAAATCTTTTATTTTTACTTCAGATCGTGGCGGTTCAGCACAGATTTACCGTTATAGCTTTGCAGATGGCTCAGTCAAGCGGTTGACTTTTAAAGGTGCATTTAATGCGCGCGGTACCTTAAGTGCAGATGGTAAAAAAGTCGCACTGGTACACCGCCCAGCCGGAAGTAACTATAAAGTTGCCATTCAGGATATTGCTACTGGCATTACCAACATTCTTACCCCAACCAGTCTGGATGAATCTCCAAGTTTTTCTCCAAATGGCCAGATGGTCGTTTATGCTACCCGTGAAGGTAACCGGGGATTACTGGCAATTATGTCAACTGATGGGCGCTTCCGGATGAATCTGCCAAGTGAACAAGGCGAAGTTCGTGAGCCTGCTTGGGCACCCAAATAA